Part of the Bacillus cabrialesii genome is shown below.
AGACTTCCAGATAATCAGCCGGATGCTGCAGCGCCCAGTCGCGAGGCAGCTTTTGACCCGTCTTTGGAAGGACAGTATCGATGACAGCGTGCCTGTATTCTTTTACGGCAGCCGCCAGTTCCTCCCCTGTTTCGACATGGACGAGCACTGCTCTTCCTGATAAAGTTCCAAAATCAACCCCTATTGTGTAAGCCAAGTGACATCCCCCTCTCTACTTTTGAAGCCGGTGAAGCGCCTCGTTCCATTTTAATTCGTGTTTCAACTTGTGAATTGTCGTATCACGGGAAATGAGAATACTTTCGATTCCCGCCATTTCCGCCCAATCGAGCATTTGCTCCGCTGTCAGTTCATAAGACAAGCAGGTATGGTGTGCGCCGCCGGCTAAAATCCATGCCTCCGCCGCTGTTTTCAATGACGGTTCCGGCTTCCAGAGAACACGGGCCACAGGCAGATTCGGCATGTCTTTTTCAATTTCTTGTCCTTTGACCTCATTCAAAACAAGGCGGAAACGTCCTCCGATATCAACAAGGCTTGCTTGAATGGCTGAACCGCTGATGCCGTTAAAAACAAAACGAGCAGGGTCCTCCTTGCCTCCGATTGAAAGCGGATGAACCTCGATTTTCGGCTGATCCAAAGCGACAGTCGGACACACTTCAAGCATGTGCGAGCCAAGAATCATTTCATTTCCCGGTTCGAAATGATACGTATAATCTTCCATGAAGGAAGTTCTTTTTCCTTCAGCCATGATTTTCATCATCCGCACAAGAGCCGCTGTCTTCCAGTCTCCCTCTCCGGCAAACCCGTAGCCCTTCTCCATCAGGCGCTGAACCGCAAGTCCCGGCAGCTGTTTCATTCCGTGCAGCACTTCAAACGATGTCGTAAAAGCTGTGTAGCCTCCTTGTTCAAGAAAAGCGGTTAAGCCGAGTTCAATTTTCGCCTGTTCTTTAATGGACGCTACCTTTGCTTCGTCACGTTTTGTTTCCTCGCTGATGACATAAAGCCTGTCATACTCGGCATAAAGCGTGTCAACCTCGTCGTCCGTAATGCGGTTCATTACGTCAACAAGGTCTCCGATGCCATATCCGTCAACCTGCCAGCCAAATTGAATATGCGCCCCCACTTTGTCTCCGTCCGTTACCGCGACGTGACGCATGTTATCTCCGAATCTGGCAACCTTAATATGTCTGCTTTCATTTAATGCAGCCGCCGTATCCAACCATTGGGAAATCTCTTTCTTCACTGCTTTATCATCCCAATAGCCGGCAATGACTTTCCGGTTCAGCCCCATTCGCGAGTTGATATAACCGTACTCACGGTCGCCGTGTGCAGATTGGTTGCTGTTCATAAAATCCATGTCAATCGTTCCCCACGGAATATCGCGATTATATTGAGTATGCAGATGCATAAGCGGTTTTTGATAAGAGGAAAGGCCTTCTATCCACATTTTTGCGGGTGAAAATGTGTGCATCCATGTGATGATCCCGGCGCATGTCTCACTGTACTCCGCTTCTCTTAAGAGCTGTCTGATGGTTTCCGATGAAGTGACGACAGGCTTATGCGTAATTTTATATCTTGAAGAAATCCCGCTGAGCCCCTCACAAATGCTTTTCGCATGCTGATCCACCAGTTCCAGTGTCTCTTCTCCATATAGGTGCTGGCTTCCTGTTACAAACCAGAATTCATAATCCTTTGTCTGAAGCATGTAAACTGCCCCTTTCTTCCTATAATAAAACGCTTTCAATTACCTAAACAGATACGGACTAATAAGAAAAAACAAACCATATACAATTAATTTGTACGAACAACTTTATTATATTAGTAGGTTTATTGACTGTCAATCATTTTTGTATTCTTTTACAAAAATGATTGGTTACAAGGTTTTCAGGTGAAAAAACGTCTTCTTAAGAACTGTGATTGCTCTGTCAATCAATCTTCCGATTCGTTTTTCCATTAGAAAAAGCCCTGATGTATCAGGGCTAAACAAATGATAAGATGTGAATGATTAAGCTTTCTCTTAATAAGACGGCCAGCCTGAGCTCCAATTCAAATCATTGATTAACATCTTTGGTATGCCGTTGTCTTTTGCATCATAAGCATGACGCACGAGTATGTTCCCGTTAACGATATCCTGTCCGCCCGGCCCTCTCCACTGTTCATTGCCGGCATCAAGAATCGTACCTCCTCCGTCCATCATGCTTTTACCGTTTCTGTCTACATAAGGACCTGTAATATTTTTCGATCTGCCGTAAGCAATTTTGTACGTACTATTTACGCCTTCACAGCATTTATCGAATGAAACCATTAAGTAATAGTAGCCATTATTGTATGTTAATGTAGGGGCTTCCAGAGCGCCGCCGTTATTTGGTCTGGCTGCTATTGAATATAATGAACCAGTTGGTTTCATTGTATCTTTATTTAATTTTGTTAATTTAATTCCGCCCCAAAATGAACCAAACGCAAGCCAAGGATTTCCATCTTTGTCAATGGTTAATTCAGGATCAATGGCATTATAATTATTTGCATTTGTTGTCCGAGTAACAAGCCCTTCATCCTTCCAGCTGCCCGAACTGAGACTTGTAGCTGAAGCTAGCCCAATTAAAGATGTATTGCTGCCAAATGAAGAAACTGAATAGTAAAGCCAGTACTTTCCGTTGTAGTATGTCACATCCGGTGCCCATTGGTTTCGTTCGAAATTAGGCACATATTGCTTCCACCAAGATAAAGGACTAGTGAAAATTGACTTTTGAACCCTCCATACTCCGTTGCTGTCCGCTTTTAGAACACGTAGTCCGTTTTCCTTAGCAAGCCCTGTACCAAAAGCGTACCAAGTATTTCCTTCTTTTGCCATCGTCGGATCATGTAGAAGCTCGTTCGATGCCCCCCAAAAAGCGGCTGATGCCGGTAAAGCGGACAACATTACAGCACCAGCTGTTAAAGCTGCACAAGAAAAACGCAATAAGCTAGAAAACGCTTTCTTTTTCATATTCATCAAATCCTCCTTTTTTGGGATATAGAAAACTTGTCTATCATCCAGACTAGCACAAATTTTCTATATATATCCTTATTGTAGAGTTGCTTATTGAATTTGTACAGACAAAAAAATAGAATCCGCCTTTTACAGCGGATTCTGATGGTTTTTATTCATATGTGATTTGGTCAACTGTCTTTCGGTCTAATTTCTTAATCACTTCTGTAATTAATTTGACCGCGTTTTCATAATCGTCACGATGCAGCATGGCCGCATGCGTATGAATGTAGCGGGTGGCAATGGTGATGGACAGCGCAGGAACTCCGTTTGCCGTCAGATGGATAGCTCCCGAGTCCGTTCCGCCCCCGGCAATGGCATCAAATTGGTATGGAATGCCCGCTTCCTCTGCGGTAGCGACAACTGCATCGCGCAAACCTTTGTGAGAGACCATGGATGCATCGTACACGATAATCTGCGGGCCTTTGCCCATTTTGCTTTGAGCTTCCTTCTCGGAAATGCCAGGCGTGTCTCCTGCTATCCCTACATCAACACCAAACGCGATATCAGGCTGAATGGTGTGTGCGGCCGTTTTCGCTCCTCTCAGACCTACTTCCTCCTGCACGGTTCCGACGCCATACACAATATTTGGATGATCTGTGTTTTGTAAGTTTCTTAACACATCAATTGCAATCGCACAGCCGATGCGGTTGTCCCAGGCCTTCGCCAGTAAGAATTTTTCATTGTTCATGACCGTAAATTCAAAATGAGGTACGATCATATCTCCCGGGATTACACCCCATTCCAAGGCTTCTTCTCGGCTTGAAGCTCCAATATCAATAAACATGTCTTTTATTTCAACGGATTTTTTTCTCGCTTCAGGAGATAAAATATGCGGCGGCTTAGAGCCGATAACCCCTGTGATTTCGCCTTTTTTCGTCACGATGGTGACACGCTGGGCCAGCATAACCTGAGCCCACCAGCCGCCAACGGTTTGAAAACGAATAAAGCCTTTATCGGTGATTTGTGTCACCATAAAGCCGACTTCATCCAAATGCCCGGCGATCATAATTTTCGGGCCGTTTTCCGCACCTGTTTTTTTGGCAATTAAGCTGCCCAGCCGATCTGTTGTCACCTCATCAGCAAATGGCTCTATGTATGATTTCATCACTTGCCTTACTTCTCTCTCATTGCCCGGAATGCCCTTTGCATCTGTTAAATCTTTCAGCATGGTCAATGTTTCATCTAATTTTGCCATGTTCCAAAAACCTCCTTCATCAGTCCTGCATTCTTATTATACAAAACCTGGCGCTAACCATACGACTATTTCACTTGAAAATCGGGTATATGTTTTTAGAACTTTTTTTAGAAAAAGTGAAACCTTTTTCTATGCTCTTCGTATTACATCAGATCATCACAATAAGGGGGTGCCTTCACACAATGTTTGTCATGGTTCTAAGGATTATATTGCTTGCACTTTTTGCTTATTGTATTTATGCTGCGGTCAAATATGTCGCGAATCCAAAGAGAAGGCTCAAGATGGCCCAATCAAAAGAACATTTTTATATTATCGATGAACAGAACAATACCCGAAAAAACTTTCAGCTGACGTATAAAGGCGTGCTTTTTGAAGGAGAAAAGCATATTCCTTCCAAGGATCACCCGCTATTTATCCACACGATCTTTGTCTGGACAGAATCTCCCGAGAAGCTGAAGCATTTCTCTGCAAAAGATTTTGAGAACATTGAAGAAAAAGTGCTGGAACGATATCCAAATTGTAAGATTGACTGGGACCAGCCCATTAAACTCGCAAAAAAAGCAGAAGAGCGCTAAACGCTTTTCTGCTTTTTATAAATCAAACGGGCTGTAATAAATGCCGATCAAGATCGCTTCAATTACCAGAAGAAGCGGCACTCCGTACTTAAAAGACGCGTGTTTCGTTTTATGCCTGAAGGTCTGCATGCCGAGCCAGATACCGAGCGCTCCAAACACGATCGCTATCAGCCACAGCCGGTCTTCAGAAATTCTCCATTTGTGCTGCTGCGCTTTTCGTTTGTCAACGCCCATCACCCAAAAACCGCATAGATTCATCAGCACCAAATAGACAGCAATAACCATGTAGCCTCATCCTTTATATAAAAAAGCCGCTCTGCTGGAGAGCGGCTCTATATAATTACTTGTTTAATTGAGCTTTAGCAGCATCAGCAAGCTGATTGAACGCAGTAAGATCGTTTACAGCAAGATCAGCAAGCATTTTACGGTTTACTTCGATACCAGAAAGCTTAAGACCGTGCATTAAACGGCTGTAAGAAAGACCGTTCATGCGAGCAGCTGCGTTGATACGAGTGATCCAAAGCTTACGGAAATCACGTTTTTTCTGACGACGGTCACGGAAAGCATAGTTTCCAGATTTCATGACCTGCTGGTTAGCTACTTTGTATAATGTATGTTTTGAACCGAAATAACCTTTTGCTAATTTAAGAACCTTTTTACGACGCTTACGTGTAACAGTTCCGCCTTTTACTCTTGGCATTAAATTTCCCTCCTAATTGTTCCTTATCCGATTACTTGATGTTAGCAAGCATTTGTTTGATACGTTTGAAGTCTCCTGCGCTTACAACAGCACTCTTGCGAAGCTTACGCTTTTGCTTTTGAGATTTGTTGGCGAATAAGTGACTTGTGTATGCATGAGAACGTTTTAACTTCCCAGAACCTGTCTTTTTAAAACGTTTAGCAGATCCGCGGTGAGTTTTCATTTTTGGCATGGGATTTCCTCCTTATTGCTTTTCGTTTTTCGGCGCGAGCATTAAGAACATGCTGCGGCCGTCCATTTTTGGTTTTGTTTCGACTGTCGCAACCTCAGCACATGCTTCAGAAAAACGGTCTAACACACGCTGGCCGATTTCTTTATGAGTGATTGCGCGTCCTTTAAAGCGGATAGAAGCTTTCACTTTATCGCCTTTTTCAAGGAATTTAATCGCATTGCGCAACTTCGTGTTAAAGTCGTGCTCATCGATTGTCGGGCTTAATCTAACTTCTTTTAAGTTAATGATTTTTTGATTTTTGCGTGCTTCTTTATCCTTTTTCTGCTGCTCGAATCTGAACTTTCCGTAGTCCATGATGCGGCAGACAGGCGGTTTTGCATTCGCTGCAACTAACACAAGGTCAAGATTTGCGCGGCCGGCGATTTCAAGTGCTTCCTGACGGGACTTGATTCCAAGCTGGTCGCCATTTTGTCCGATTAAACGGACCTCACGTGCACGGATACCCTCATTAACCAATTGATCTTTGCTAATAATGAGCCACCTCCATAGTTTCTTCGAATTGATTCACAACTCATTTTGACTGCATTCTGCAGGCAAACAAAAAGTGTGGGCATTATAAAACACCCACACTACGAACATCTGTATCAATAAAAATGTACGGTCAACCTGCCAACTACATGCATGTGTCAATCAGGTGAGAAGCGGGTGCTTCTGCTTGTGATTTATATTCAATTCAATAACTATTCTACACAATACCGGATCTTTAGTCAAGGACGACTTATCCGGAACAACTTTTACATTGTAACACGGGTTTTCTATGAGCGCAAGAGAGAAAAAGAAAATCTTTCATCCCCACCCAGAATGCAAAGAGCCAACAATTCCCCCCTGATTTCGCAATTTACAACAAAACCACCGACAGGAAGAAATGTAAAACAAAGTTAATCTCTGACCGATATAAGAAGCAGAAGGGAGCCTGACACATGAACAAACTGATACAGCTTGCTTTATTTTTCACATTGATATTAACCGGTTGCTCGAATAGCAGCACATCTTCCGAATCAAAAGTCGAAACTGTTAAGACAACTGCAGCATTTCCTCAAAAGGAGCTGGAGAAAGAGCTAAAAAAACTAAAACCCGTTTCATTAGACATGAAGTTCGAGAGTCCACTCGCTACTGAGTTAGGAAAGCGGAAGGCAAAAGAAGAAGCTGAAAAGCAAAGACAAATCGCCGCCGAGAAAAAGCTTGAAAAGGAACGGGAGGCGAAACGAAAGAAACAGCAGGAGGAAAAAGCGGAGAGACAGCGATTGACAGAGCAGCAGGCGGCAGAGAATCAGCGATTAGCGGAAGCAAAAAGACAAGCTGAACTTGAAAGACAGCGGCAGGCAGCAATCAAAAAAGAGCAGAAAGCGAACGCTGAGAAAAAGCGGCAATCACAGGCACAACGGCAGCAGACCGAGGCACCCTCATCTAATAGTCAAGATCCACCATCTTCCTCGAGTCAGACGGATAAAACCATTCAACAGCCAGCTTCAGAGCTTCCTGATGACGATGGTTATGGTTATGAAGAACGAAAAAAGTGGCATGACGATCAAGTAGAATGGGGCATTAAACAAGGGTATATCGATCCCGAAGACGCACCATAAAATAAAAAAAGCCAAGGCATTCAGCCTTGGCTTATCCTCCGATCAGCTGCACGAACACAGGGATGACCAGAACCGTTACCACTCCTACTACGACAACAGCAATGCTTGCCATAGCAGCTTCAACTTCTCCCATCTCAATCCCGACCGCTACACCAAGTGCATGTCCGGATGTTCCAAGAGCCAATCCTTTAGAAATCGGATTCTTTACTTTAAACACCTTCAAGAACAAAGCTCCGAGCGCATACACAATGACAGCGTTAAAGATGACCGCAAAGGCAGTGATATCGCTGATGCCTCCGATATCTTTTGATAAAGGAAGAGCAATCGCCGTTGTAGCCGCCTGCGGAAGCATGCTTTTCATTACGGCCGAATCGAGATGAATGCCTTTAGCGAGCAAATAAACAATCGTGACAGAGCAGATAGAGCCGGCAATAATGGAGGCCATGATTTGCCACCAATATTTTTTCAGCTTATCTCTTTGTTTGTACAAAGGAATGGCAAATGCGATCGTTGCAGGTTCAAGGAAAAACTTAATGATTTCTCCCCCGTTATTATAGTCCGCGTAGGAAAAACCGCCGATTTTTAAAAATGCGATCCCCAGCACCATGGCCACAAACAAAGGAGTGAAAAGGAAGAATCCTTTCGTTCTCTTAAATAAAAAGGTGCCGATGCCGAATGCAGCAAGTGATACGACAATTCCGAAATAAGGACTCATTGTGCTTTCCATGTGATGAACCTCCTGTTTCCTTAATGGTGAACGAGTTCTTTATTGTTCTGCGGGCTTTGCACTGTTTTTGTTTTCATGTCAACTTCAGTTTTGCGTTTTCCGCTCAGCGAAAGAATCATCTGAGAAAATAATCCCGTAGCCCCCAGCAAAATGATTGTTGCAAGCAGAATGACAAGAACGATTTGCAGACCGTACTGCTGCATCACACCAAGTGAATTCATAACAGATATACCTGACGGGACAAATAAAAATCCGATCAGAGAGGTTAAAGACGTTCCGAGCGTTTCTACTTGTTCCAGTTTAATGACTTTCAAACATAATAGGAGAAATAATAAGACCAGCCCTACAACCGATGCCGGGATAGGTATTGGGACAATAGCGGCAATCATATTTGAAACCAGCATAATGACGGCAAAAATAAATGCTTGTGTTAAAAACCCGTACACTTTTTTAGCACTCATTTTCTTCACCTCTTTCTCTTTGGTACCCCCATTATAAATAAAAACCTCCCATTATGAAGCGCTTACAAGATAACATGCCGAATAGCCGGACTGAGTTGCAGAATCAAATGGCTGAAATGCAAAAAGCCGCCCATCAAATATGGAGCAGCTTTTTCAATTCCTTCGCATATGTCCGGCTCACCGGGATTTTTGAGCCGTCTTTCATGATCAAGTTATACGTTGAATTAAACCATGGCTGAATTTCTTTAATATATTCGGTATTGACGACAAAGCTCCGATGGACGCGGATAAAATCAGCATCAGGCAGCTTTTTCTCAATGACAACGAGCGTATCGCTGACCGTATAAGATGTATCAAAGGTTTTTACATTCACATGACGATCTTCCGTTCCGGCATAGATAATGTCCTTCGTATCTACGATCACAATCGATTCTCCTACAGACAGCGCGAGTTTGTGCTGGCCGGAATGGCTGCTCTGATCTGCTTCTACAATATCCCGATTTACTTTTTTATATTTTTTCAGCGTTTGCTGAATTCTTTCCTCATCGAAAGGCTTGGTTAAATAATCAAGAGCGTCCACCTCAAACGCTTTGAGCGCGTATTGGTCATACGCTGTCGCAAACACAACAGCAGGAGGATGCTTCATTTTCTTCAATCGCTTTGCGATATCAAAACCGTTTTCTCCGGATAAATCAACGTCTAAAAACAGCAAATCAGGTTTTTGATCCATCATTTGGTCAAAAGCGGATTCAATATTTTCCGCTTCATTGATTTCTATTTCCTCATTGTTCCGCTTGAGCAAGTAAGCCAGTTCATCCCTTGCCAGCATCTCATCATCAACTATTAACACCCTGAGCATGTTCTTCTCCCTCTTTCATCTGTTGCATTGGCACTCGAAAGGAAACCTCTGTCCCTTTATGAACCTCACTCCTGATATTCAGTGCGGCCTGCTGTCCGAATAAACCGACCAGCCGCTGATTCAGGTTACAAAGCGCTGTACCGGTTCCCTCCTTAGATGGAAATGGTTTCTTTCCCAGTTCCGGGAGGATGTCAGGCGGAATTCCGCGTCCGTTATCGGTCACCTTCAAATAGACTGCTGTATCCTCAGATAAGACACAGACCGTAACCTTGCACATGTCTTGTTTTTTCGGAAACGCATGCCGAAGCGCATTCTCCACAAGCACTTGCAGAACAAACGGCGGGATTTCAATCTGTTCCAGCCTGCTGTCGATATTGAGCTCAATCTTATATTTCCCGGGAAAACGCGCCTGTTCTAGTGATAAATAAGCGTGAAGGTGGTTCAGCTCCTTTGAGAGCGGTATCAGCAGCTGTCTGGCTCCTTGAAGGTTTGAACGAAAATAAACACTGAGCTGCAATAAGAGCTTACGGGTTTTTTCAACATCCGAGCGGCATAACGCAGAAATCGTGTTGATCGCATTAAATAAAAAATGCGGATTGACCTGTGCTTGCAGCGCTTTGATTTCAGCATCCTTGAGAAGTTTGCTTTGGAGCTCCGCTTCCCCAAGCTCAAGCTGTGTCGAAAACAGCATAGCCAGCCCTTCAGCAAGCTCCTCCTCTACCTGGCTAAGGCCTGCCGGGTTTTTAAAATACATTTTTAAGGTCCCGATCGTGTTGCCGTTTGATGTCAGCGGCAGCACGATCGCCGCGTGCAAAGGACATTCAGAATGCGTGCATTCAATCTCTTCCTGAGAAATGGCCTTCATGATTTCTCCTGTTTTAATCACCTTTTTGGACAAGCCGGTAATCAAGCTTTTGGATGGGATGTGGTGATCCATTCCCGCGCCGACATGCGCAAGGATCTTTTCTTTGTCAGTGAGAGACACAGCATCTGTTCCGGTCAGTTTATGGATAATGGCCGCCACACTTTTACAGGAGTTTTCATTGAGTCCTTGGCGGAAAAATGGGAGCGTCTGGTCGGCAATCGTCAGCACTCTATGCGTTTCAAGCGCCCTTGCCTGCTCTTCCTTGCGAATGATCGCCTGAATAATCGACAGGAAAATAAAACTGCCTGTTCCATTGATGAGTATCATCGGAATCCCGATCATGCTGACCAGCTCCCAAGCGTCACTGAATGGCTTTGCCATCAGCAAAATAATCACCATTTGCAGTGTCTCCATGCCGATTCCCACAAGAGCGGCGATGCGCGGTGTCGGCATTCGATAGCGCTTCGTAAAATACCTGCCGATCAAGCCTGCAAGAACCCCCGCTAAAACGGACGATACCGCACAGCTTAAGGCCGTGCTGCCGCCTAGCGAAAAGCGATGCAGGCCCGCCAGAATACCGATCCCTGCCCCTACAAACGGACCTCCGAGAAGGCCTCCGATTTCCACGCCCAAAATACGGGTATTCGCGATCGAGCCGGATGGATCTATCGCAAACACCCAGTCATTGTTTACAATCATATTTTTTTGAATTTCGATGCCTGTATAATTGCTGATGATGCTGAAAAGAGAAAAAATAGAAATTAAAACCGCTTTTCCTTTATAGCCGTCCTGATTTTGGAGAGCCTGTCTGAAAAGCTTCGTATGGGCGAGAATGAAGCCCAATATAACGATAATTCCTACCCTCTCAAGCATCATAATCATTAAATGGATCATGCATGTCACCTGTTCTTTCCGTCTTCATTCTAGCATGTTTTCATTTCATGGCTGACTGTTTTTTTAAAATCATCTGAAAACATATTTCCACAAGGCTTTTATCTATTGTAAAATAAAACATGAGCCTTTTGGCAGAAAGATTTGAATCTGAAGCAGAGGAGAAGATCATGAAAGCCGTATTTTTTGATTTAGACGACACACTACTTTGGGACGAAAAAAGCGTCAGAACAACATTTGCAGAAACTTGCTTACAGGCGGAGAAAAAATATGGCCTTGATCCGCAGGAATTCGAAGCAGCTGTTCGTGAAGCGGCTAGAGAATTGTACATGTCTTATGAGACGTATCCATATACAGTGATGATCGGCATAAACCCGTTCGAAGGACTGTGGTCCAATTTCTCAGAACCGATCAGTGAAGGATTTCAGAAGCTGAACAAGATTGTGCCCGAGTACAGAAGAAACGCATGGACAAACGGGCTGAAAACGCTTGGCATCGATGATCCCGCATATGGCGAATACTTGGGAGAGTTTTTCGCGGCAGAGCGCAGAAAACGCCCGTTTGTATATGATGAAACATTCGCTGTGCTCGATCAATTAAAAGGCAAATATGAATTGCTGCTTTTGACAAACGGCGATCCGAGTCTGCAAAAGGAGAAGCTCGCCGGCGTGCCTGAACTCGCCCCTTATTTCAATGAAATCGTCATCTCAGGCGCTTTCGGCAAAGGAAAACCGGATGTTTCCATTTTTGAACACTGCCTTAAGCTGATGAATATCGAAAAAGACGATGCGATCATGGTCGGCGATAATTTGAATACGGATATTTTAGGCGCTTCAAGAGCTGGAATCAAAACCGTTTGGATCAACCGGACAGATAAGAAAAACGAAACCGATGTGACGCCTGATTACATCATCAGCAGCCTTCATGATTTGTTTCCTTTATTAGAGAAATAAAAAAAGCATGATCTCTTCAATGAGATCATGCTTTTTTATGTTATTTTTTCGCTTCAGCTACTGCCTTTTTCACAAAATCATCAAGTGAAATGGTTTCGGAGTTCTGCTCTCCGTACTTACGGACGTTTACCGCGCCGTTTTCGGCTTCTTGGTCACCGACCACAAGCATGTACGGGATTTTTTGCATTTGCGCTTCACGGATTTTATAGCCGATTTTTTCATCACGGCTGTCTACTTCTACGCGAAGGCCTTCACGCTGCAGGCGTTCCTGCACTTTTTTCGCGTAGTCTAAATGCACTGCCGGAGAAACCGGGATGACTTGGAATTGAACCGGTGCAAGCCATGTTGGCAGCGCGCCTTTGTGTTCTTCGATTAAGAAGGCAACAAAGCGTTCCATTGTTGATACGACACCTCTGTGAATAACAACCGGACGGTGCTGCTTGCCGTCTTCACCGATATAAGTCAGATCGAAACGTTCAGGCAATAAGAAGTCAAGCTGAACTGT
Proteins encoded:
- the lytS gene encoding two-component system sensor histidine kinase LytS → MIHLMIMMLERVGIIVILGFILAHTKLFRQALQNQDGYKGKAVLISIFSLFSIISNYTGIEIQKNMIVNNDWVFAIDPSGSIANTRILGVEIGGLLGGPFVGAGIGILAGLHRFSLGGSTALSCAVSSVLAGVLAGLIGRYFTKRYRMPTPRIAALVGIGMETLQMVIILLMAKPFSDAWELVSMIGIPMILINGTGSFIFLSIIQAIIRKEEQARALETHRVLTIADQTLPFFRQGLNENSCKSVAAIIHKLTGTDAVSLTDKEKILAHVGAGMDHHIPSKSLITGLSKKVIKTGEIMKAISQEEIECTHSECPLHAAIVLPLTSNGNTIGTLKMYFKNPAGLSQVEEELAEGLAMLFSTQLELGEAELQSKLLKDAEIKALQAQVNPHFLFNAINTISALCRSDVEKTRKLLLQLSVYFRSNLQGARQLLIPLSKELNHLHAYLSLEQARFPGKYKIELNIDSRLEQIEIPPFVLQVLVENALRHAFPKKQDMCKVTVCVLSEDTAVYLKVTDNGRGIPPDILPELGKKPFPSKEGTGTALCNLNQRLVGLFGQQAALNIRSEVHKGTEVSFRVPMQQMKEGEEHAQGVNS
- a CDS encoding HAD family hydrolase — protein: MKAVFFDLDDTLLWDEKSVRTTFAETCLQAEKKYGLDPQEFEAAVREAARELYMSYETYPYTVMIGINPFEGLWSNFSEPISEGFQKLNKIVPEYRRNAWTNGLKTLGIDDPAYGEYLGEFFAAERRKRPFVYDETFAVLDQLKGKYELLLLTNGDPSLQKEKLAGVPELAPYFNEIVISGAFGKGKPDVSIFEHCLKLMNIEKDDAIMVGDNLNTDILGASRAGIKTVWINRTDKKNETDVTPDYIISSLHDLFPLLEK